Genomic DNA from Setaria italica strain Yugu1 chromosome V, Setaria_italica_v2.0, whole genome shotgun sequence:
AGTGTGACGTGCTATTGTAATGCTGCTGCTAAACTGTGCAGGAACAGGATCAGGACTGCATTTGGAACAGCGGGATTGTAAGGTTTGTCTACAGATGTGCAGGTTCCAGCAGTGGACAAACATTCAGTGATGAAATTACCTGCAGCCACCGTCGACGGTGGAAGCCTGCCATTGCTCTGACCATCACCAGGATTGGGAATAGGATTCCCGCAGTCCTCAGCACCAGAAGCTTTATTTCCAGAAGCAGAATGCGCAATAAGACACATCAGGTCAAGAACAATAACTTAAGTCATAAAAGATTCTGGCGAATGATGATCATCAATCTTACTGAGAACATGGTCAACGAATACTCCCCATTTGCACCGATCATGAGAGGAAGAGTGTGACGAAGGACTAGGAGTGCCACGAACTGTGCAATGATTCGATCACAATGATGGATCTTGTTCAGAGAGGAGATAGAGTAAACCGCATCAACCAGGGTTGGATTTGATGTCAGAAACTCACAATTATGGCGACTGTCCGGCAACACAGCGTGCTGCTTCTCGTCCTGATGGGCAAGTAGTCCTCATAACTGTCCATGAAATCACGCTCTGTTGGCACCATTGTTATTATCTGCGCATCATCGAGATCTTGACGGGCAATCTCCCAGTTCCCTCTGTACGGAGATGGTGAAGCATTATAGAGTGAAATAAGCATGAAGACAAACCAGTTTGCTTAAGAATGCTTAAAAAGGACGAGTACCTGAAGTTCATTGGTATACTTCCATAGTGAAAGAGCTGTTGTGGGGCAGTATATCCTGGCCTGAATTGCTGAAGAAATGTAGCAGACTTAAGCCAAAGGCATGTTTCCACAGTTATACATTTATTGAAACTGTATCCCAAGGCATTTTTAGTAGAAAAAAACCGATTTGCATAATCCACCTAAGCATTTTACCTGCAGACATATCTCGCAGATGGTGTCACCCTTCTCGTTGCACCAACGCTGAATGCATTTCCGGTGTGCATACTGCAAGATAGTAGCTACTAATTTAATTTTGTTTCAATCACTGTATTGCCAACTGAAATCTTCCTAGTTCATTCCTCACATAGCATGGTATGTGACCATTATCAGAAACAAGAACCACAATATGATCAACACCAGGGTGTTTGTGTTTCCCTGAAGTTTCAACTACATTTTTGCCTTGCATATAGCAGAATGAGGGTAGTTGCCCCACACATTGCGTGAAGGTCACACTCACAAAGATAGCTCCATCCATTTCCCCTACCAACACCTTCCCCTAACCTATATCTTTCAACACACTATTAAGTCACTGTCCAATAGGATGGCCCAATACATACTAGGCAGTGCCTTCCAAACCAAATAGTGATAAACACAGTTGATTTGGTTCATAGCCCTTGTCCACAATGGCTCAAGTTAACATGGGAACTGCCAAGTCCTAACTGCACAACCTACTACATCTAACCCTAACCATAAACGTCAACAGTTTTCATGCCAAGTAAACTATACATTAACCATTTTAGAATTAGAAACTCAAGCAGGCCACCAAAATAAAATTCAGGGACCACTAGTCACTTTCCAATCTTCTGCTGAAAAAAGGAAGCAAATTTTTCATTTGACAACAGGAACTGAAAACACACTTTTAATGAACTctgagggaaaaaaaatgcacaatCATCAAATTGTAAGGCCACAGACCATCCACAAAATGAAGAGCAACTATTTTGGTTTCAGAATAAAGAGAGCAGAATTACCTTGAGGCTGCCACAGCAGGCGCAGGGAGCCTCCATGCTGGAGTCCCAGTCCTCCTCCTGACAAATCCTGCACTCCACCACCTTGCTCGccgagccgccaccgccgccgcctacggCGCGATGGCAGTACTCGACGGCCACCGCCTCCGGATGCAGATCGACCATCTGCTTCCCGCCGCCGATCGCCGCCTCCAGCGTCGACTCCGTCAGCAGCCGGTCCACGAGCAACGCGAGATGGTCACCCATCAGACCTGCGCGCACGCAATCCATGGCTCAGTGAAACGGAACCCAATGCCCCCCATCTCCAAAAATTGCAGACACTCGGAAGATAAATAAAACGCAATCACAACTGCCAAATTTTGTTTGAAACATTGGTGACAGTGACAAGGAGCACACCAGCAAGAATCAAGAATCCAATGAGGAGCATGCGGTTGCATGAGCGGACTGGAGGAGGGGATCCAATGCACGCATGCAACTGCTCCCCTATGTTAcaactgactgactgactgacagAAACCAACTGCTTGGAGATAATAATAACAATTTTTTTCGCAAAAAACAAAATACGAAATTTATAATCGCAAGAAATGGAGGTTGGATTAGTATTGGAATTATCTGCGGTAGATCGACTAATCGACAATTGTACCAGGAACAGGTAAAACCTCCACTTTTTAGTGGAAGAGGACTAATTGATGAGAGCCGGCAGAGGAGGGTGGTTGCTAGCATTACAACAGCACGAGGAAAGCGCATTTATTAGTGTTGGATCGAAGAAACACCATGAGAACAACAAAAGCAAGGCAACAACAGGGCCAAGAAACCGAAACTCACCCAGGAAGAAGAGAACAGGGGGAAGACCGGGAAAGAACCAGACAACAACAAGAACCAGATGATGGAAAAAAACAAATCTTTACCTTGTCCTAAGTACCAAGAACAGAGCCccgggaggaagaggaagcttCGAAGGCTGGATTCGGGGCGGGGTTAAGGCACGGAGGGGATTGGGTTGGATTGGGGGAGGGGGTTAAGGGACGCAAGAGATGGAGTGCCCTCGGATGTAATGCAGCGATGGAGGGGAGGCCAAGCCAAGGCAAAGGCAAAACTCCTCTCACCACCTCTCTCCCTTGGGGGCAGATTTAAATTAGAAGAGAGGCAAGATAAAGGGTGGGAATAAGCACTGGTATATCACCCGGCAACAGCTTCACTGATACTGCTGATCTTTTGTAGGTTTCCCTGGAATGGCCTCCGATTCCTTGTCACTTTCCAAAAGCTTTCTATTCTATTTTCTGGAGGTTTGGAGGGGGTGAAAGGCTCAACCTTTCATTTGGCTCGTTTCTTCTGAATGCAGCCTTCCCTTTTCATTGGAGCCTACTAGGATTCAGaatgtttttctctctctctctttcctttttttagagGGGCAAGGAGGGAACGAGGTAAGATCGCAGAACTAATGTACCTTCTCAAGACACCACCTATAAGAATTCTTCAGATTTCACCAGCTTGTACTGCCCGCATGTTATGCCATGTCCTGGCGGTAATGGTACAATTATGCGAGTCCTTGGTACAGGAATTGTCGAGAGGTACACCACAAACTTGTTGAACAAATACAAGTTTTTATGCTGCGAAAATAAAAGTATACTCATTAGAATATTCAGACAGATGACCAACCTGCATGATATGCAATTTCAGTTGAAGAATCCAATTTTCCTATCCtaaaaaaattccatttttcGCATGACATGAGAGCTGCTAAAGCTAAGGCACATGATTAGGAACTAATAGACGGCTGAGATGTGAGCTCATGGATGATAGCTGTATCATTAGCATGACGACCTTTCTTTTGGGAAAGAAGTTAGCATGAAGATTCTCCCTGTACTTGGAAGAACGCAACGCAAAGCTCGAGGGGAATACGGATTCCTTGTAGGTGGCCCACCGCTGCTGCAACGGCAGACGACGGGTGAAGGAAGTTACAGGAGTGCCCCTGTAGTAGCTCCACTGCCCTAGGCAGTAGGCTAACCGCTTTGCACACGTTTGCCGCGACTGCTACGCCCACTACTCCTCCGTTGCCGCTAAACCACGATGCCCACTCCCCTCTCCCGGAGTTCCTTTTCGTTCTCTCCTCGGTTCCGGACACGGGAATCCTTTGTCTTGTGTGTGCAAATGTGTAATGTTTGATCGTGACACAAGTCGGGGGTAAATCGAGCAGGTTTCACGTACTAAAATCTTACTTTTGTTCCTTCCAAAAAGTTCAGTTAGCAATAAGCAAAAATTCTAGAGTTGAGATAGGAAAACTAAGAAAGAAACATGTGAGCAATAAAAGGTGCTTAAGGAAAGACAACACTACCAATTTCCTTATGCACTCGTATGAATTTCTTTTCCATGGCGTATACAATTGCTTAAAAATATTTTGCCACCTTATTGACTCACCATACACGTTACAAATATACCTTTCTCGGCTTCCTCCTATGAGCATTTACCTCATATAATTTTTTGGACTCACACCTGGTATAACTTGGTTACAATAAACCCATTTTTCCCCATAAGCATCTTCTCTAAACACATCTCTCGGGTTTTTTTTTCCACACCGTATTTCCACACTTTCCCCTAATGAAAATCATCTGCCTCGGTACCTTAGGGAGTCAATGGCAGCTCGACAACTAGCAACAGCACGCGTTTTCTTTGGTGCCCAGTATGTGAAGTGACAATTCATTCATTTAGCCTTTGGCATGCCCTAGCAAAAGTTGCAAGGATCGCCACGACAAGGATGGCTGATTTGGCTATGCCGGCTTGCATTTTGACTCTATAGTCTTGTGATGAAATGATGCTGTCTGATGCTGCTCCGTGCGCTAAACTACTAATGTGTAGAGGAGTATACGGATTTCAACTAGCCGTGTCTATTATGTATTCAATATTTCAATTGAAGACCTCCAGGTTCAGACAAGAAAATGTGgccgctcgacttgtccattccATCACCAACTCTCCCGGGAACTCATCTGAAACGTGCCAAACCAAAACCATCTCCGAGCTTCATCAGTCAACTGAGATGACCGAATCACTGGCCAAAAAGGGTGCTCATTTCTAAACCGCTGCTGCAACTAGGTCAGTCTGGTAGTACTTTGGTTGGAGTTGGGTTGGTGAACCCCGCAACCAAGCTGttgtctcctctcctctcctctcacaACATGCGGCTGCCATATGGAGTCGTGCTGAGAAAACCTGGTTGTTTAGGTGTgcgtgatctggtttggttggcCTATACTCTGCCTCCATGATCTCTCGTTTAAAACAAACACATCTTCTGTACTAATTGAGGGCCTTTGCATATCTACCCCCAAAACACAAGGATCGTGTTTTCTCAATTGAAATGGAAGAACGTGTGATGGTTTTGTTTAAATGGTAGACAGAATTTGGTGCAcctgtttccttttccttcacCTTTTGTATTCAGGTTAACTGAATAAACATAAAAATGGTTACAGCACATATGGAGCAGAAGGGCATCACTTATTTTTTGTCAGTGAGAAGTGATTTGCCTTTTTGTTGAAGCAAAAAGAGTAATAGCTACAGTTTGTATTTGAGTAAACTATTTATTTTGTGAAACTCAACATCTGCCAAAGCCCTAAACTTGTGGTAGGGTAAGAAGATTGTGTTTTTTTTATGGTTACCCACTTGGTTTCTCAGGAGCAAAAGATACACATAAAGATATGTGTTGCTCATCAACTCACCTACATGCAACACATACATGCAGTGCTAAAGTTCTCAAGATTATACTCATGTGATATGCTAGTACACATGTCAATTCCATCTGACCCATATTGCCTCACAACTTCAACTTTCTTCAGCGTCTtatttagggggcgttttcttcccgtgtcttatttttagcacgtgtcacatcgaatgtttagatactaattaggagtagtaaacgtagactatttacaaaaccaattacataagtggaatctaaacggcgagacgaatctattaagcctaattaagcctaattaatccatcat
This window encodes:
- the LOC101773263 gene encoding uncharacterized protein LOC101773263 isoform X2, giving the protein MGDHLALLVDRLLTESTLEAAIGGGKQMVDLHPEAVAVEYCHRAVGGGGGGSASKVVECRICQEEDWDSSMEAPCACCGSLKYAHRKCIQRWCNEKGDTICEICLQQFRPGYTAPQQLFHYGSIPMNFRGNWEIARQDLDDAQIITMVPTERDFMDSYEDYLPIRTRSSTLCCRTVAIIFVALLVLRHTLPLMIGANGEYSLTMFSLLVLRTAGILFPILVMVRAMAGFHRRRWLQESRETYTSSSESEEEDEEEEEDDAVTNSAAPNYSQPRLIPVY
- the LOC101773263 gene encoding uncharacterized protein LOC101773263 isoform X1, producing MLLIGFLILAGLMGDHLALLVDRLLTESTLEAAIGGGKQMVDLHPEAVAVEYCHRAVGGGGGGSASKVVECRICQEEDWDSSMEAPCACCGSLKYAHRKCIQRWCNEKGDTICEICLQQFRPGYTAPQQLFHYGSIPMNFRGNWEIARQDLDDAQIITMVPTERDFMDSYEDYLPIRTRSSTLCCRTVAIIFVALLVLRHTLPLMIGANGEYSLTMFSLLVLRTAGILFPILVMVRAMAGFHRRRWLQESRETYTSSSESEEEDEEEEEDDAVTNSAAPNYSQPRLIPVY
- the LOC101773263 gene encoding uncharacterized protein LOC101773263 isoform X3, producing the protein MLLIGFLILAGLMGDHLALLVDRLLTESTLEAAIGGGKQMVDLHPEAVAVEYCHRAVGGGGGGSASKVVECRICQEEDWDSSMEAPCACCGSLKYAHRKCIQRWCNEKGDTICEICLQQFRPGYTAPQQLFHYGSIPMNFRGNWEIARQDLDDAQIITMVPTERDFMDSYEDYLPIRTRSSTLCCRTVAIIFVALLVLRHTLPLMIGANGEYSLTMFSLLVLRTAGILFPILVMVRAMAGFHRRRWLQIT